The genomic segment GAGATAGGACGGGAGGTGAGACCAGAGGATAATACAACTGACAGCAAGACATTTGAGACAGAGTAGTCTGACTACAGGACACGAGTTACAGCACGGCTGCTCACGAGCTATAAGCCAACGGGCTAAACTTTCACAATTTGTCTTTTTGAAGGTTTCCTTGGCTGGAGATTAAATTATTAAGTTTCTGTACAAGGTGTCAGCCTTACAATAAATccaattttaaaacaatatcatCAAGTTGGAGAAAAGAGGCTTAGTCTCTTATTTAAGAGTAAAGCCAGCTTATTGAGTtatgtgtatgcatgcatgAGCTGTCAgcatacatttcaaacaaataactgCTCTATACATGAGATTATCATGTAGCACGTTCCCCtacctttgttttctttgactttaatCAGAGGCTACTCGAGGTCATATTATAACCAAATAGTAACTCTGGTTGTAGATATAAACGGAAGATAATTAATCAATGTATATGGTTGTCTATCTATTGcatctgtgtcagtttacatttgttttaagcTCTCTATGGGACACTGAGATATTCAAAccaatgtgtgggtgtgagaaAAGAAAACCTTCAATCTGTGCCAGCACCTTATGTACAATAAACAGGAGTTTTGTATACAGTTCTCTCAGCCGTTACAGGCCAATATCTAAAGCAATGCAGTAATCACCAGTGTCCAGAGGATGTAGATGGTGAAGAGGGCGATGGTGAGCGCAATGAGGCCCACAGCCTCCAGTCTGCTCTTCAGCTGCAGGTGGTCCTGGGCGCCCCTCAGACACAGCCAGCCAGAGATGGCGGCCAGTGGGGTGATGAGCAGGAAGCAGGCCATGTCACAGAGCAAGGTGCGCTTCTCACTGCGAGGGCCCGGGTCCTTCAGCCACTGAGACACGGAAGAGGTTGTTGATCCAACAGAACATTAGGTTTACACCAACCGCAGAATCATTCTGCTATCATTTGTCAACACTTGAGCCCATGAGAGCGACGAGGaatttgtgcttttttatgTGCGTTCAACTACTAGACTGatcattatttacagtctttcaAGCAACTTGAGGAGAGAAAAGATCTGTTAGTGTAGAGACCACCTGATTGATAGCTGCACCTACAGTTTATGCAGATGTCTGTTTGTGGAGAATAACACAAGCTAATCTATTGCCAGATGCTCTCTGACTGGATCCAAGATTGCATTACAGTCGATGTGCTTCACTTCTTTTGCTTCCACAATGTTTCACTGCGTACAACCATAGATGAAAGACAAGTGGATGATACTTCAAACTACAAATGTACACAGGAACACACTTAAAATCTCGTCCCTCACATAAAGATTCTGTACTCATATGGAGAACCTGTTTATAGAGATTTTGCTGTATACTAATAACCTtgttcattttgtatttgtctaactggtgtattttattttgtaaaggcTATAACAACATGATTCTGCCAACTGAAACAGACTCAGAAAGTTGTGACCATCTAGAATAAGTAATATGAATGACCATACCTTATCAATGTTAGCAAATCAGTTAAAGCATTTTTCTCAAGATTACAAAACCCTCTAACCTGTGTGAGTGGTTGTGGTCGTCGTTCAATAGTGAATTCTGTGTGACAGAGTTCACAGTAGCTAGTGTTGGAGGAGGACAGCCACTTCTCCAAGCAGCTCTTGTGCACTTTTCCCAGCGTGCCGGTGCAGTCACAGGGTGAGAGCAGAGTCTCCCCTCCAGCTCCCTCATGACAAATCCGACACATGCCCACATCGCTGTGG from the Labrus bergylta chromosome 4, fLabBer1.1, whole genome shotgun sequence genome contains:
- the LOC109992002 gene encoding E3 ubiquitin-protein ligase MARCHF2, producing the protein MSSSGCCHLPGSLCDYSGNAESDASKDLEESDSNTQAQYVAKVTAKDGRPLSTVVKAVSLQSDVGMCRICHEGAGGETLLSPCDCTGTLGKVHKSCLEKWLSSSNTSYCELCHTEFTIERRPQPLTQWLKDPGPRSEKRTLLCDMACFLLITPLAAISGWLCLRGAQDHLQLKSRLEAVGLIALTIALFTIYILWTLVSFRYHCQLYSEWRRTNQKVRLLMPDMKGAHTTQRSVPTKSTKKMTDETIV